The region ttcaatactaacaataaacaaaagctatataaataaatataaattaataagtgaataaatgtaaaatataaaatctaaaaatatatataaagaaaaacaattttttgatctttttttatgcttatGCGTTTctctacaatatttttattcacatTATGCGTGAagcaacaaatattttcagcAATTTTCATCGAtagaagaatatattattatttttatgaacaaTAAGAGGTAATAATGAGAATACGAGTTCTTCATgagaaaagatttatttcaatGATGGACAATCAGTATAATGACGTTATAGGTAGAAACATAGACCTAAGTAGTCACACTTGATGCTTGCGAGCACCACTCGATCCTTTTTTGTCGTGGAAatgtctttttgtttttttttttatttaaaattagagGACGCTCTTCTTTTCCAGACACTcattctctctccttctctccctaTCATACAAATGTCCAAAAGAATTCGACATGAAAGACTCGCGAAAATTGTCCCCCAATATCCGAAACAAGAGGTATTCACTTTAACCACACTCATCATCGACgaagaagaatatatattaacgtacattaatatatatagatatagatatatatctttctttggGAGCGCTTTCTTAAAGAAGGTGGTCACTGAAAGCTCTGAAAGATCCACGCGGTCCAAGTGATGCTTCGCGCTGATGATGTCGAAGAGCGTCGCCCTCGGGACTGCCATTTTACCATCCAGAGTATCCATAGGGGATACCGCTGTAACCGCTGTATCCGCTGTATCCGTTGTATCCGCCTAATCCGCTATATCCGCCGTAGTATCCATTGTATCCAAGACCGGAGTTCAGTTTCGCGTAGACGATCGGCTGCGCGACGGGCACCGGCACGTGTTTGACGACCGGGACGGCGTAGGGCTGGGGCACTTTGACGGCATACGGGGCGGGAACTGGGACCTTGACTGGATAGCTGACGGGAACGGGCACGGGGCGGTCTACTGCGACAGGAACATGCTTGGTGACCTCAACTGGGTAGGGTTTGGGCACTTGGACGGGATACGGGCGGTCGACGGGCACGGCGTACGGCACCtatatagaagaaaaagaatatcttTGACTATCGGTGAACaagattttgaataaattttttttccggtCCATTCCCATATTTGTATTAAGAAGGTATTGCATTAAGAAATAAGCAAAGAttaggaaatatattgtattagaATAAATATGAGGTTTagtttcttataatttattttggcTTGTCGGTTGATTAATAGAAGCTAAACTTTATACTCTACCCAATTAGcaatttaaactattttttgttactctATATCATCCACTTTAGTATTCGATACGAAAGACACTGTGAATTTCATTAAGATGCAAATGTATCcaatatagatttaattttttttgttattgtgGAAGAGATCTGGATCAAGGTGACTAATTCACAAGACAACGCAAGAGTATGAAACGAAGACCTCGCACTTCTAATCACGCTCCAATTGTCacagtatatatatctctctctttgtgCAATCGTTAACTTTAGTGTCGTAGAAATGCATACGTTTCGAAAGTCTAGTTACCATAGTTTATGTACATAGATCccaattatatttcattttagaAACTAACCGTATGCACTTCATCAAGAAACTTCTTGATGAAGCAGAAACTTCTTGAAAGATAGATTCCTTCTGCATGTGAAAGAGGGATTCGTGAAATTTGTAGAACTTGAACTTACACCAAAAACATTCGGGTACAAGCagcaacattaaaaaattgataaatgtaGATgtcgaattaataataatccatTTATGTTGGCACTTAAGAGAttgaaattatgtaaaaattgtaattgcaaAATAACTTTCACCTATATCATTAGAAAACCAGATAAATATCGCctttaatcaattttcttactgAGAGACATAAATGTAGCTATTATTTCTCTGAGTCATTTGCTAATTGCTTTGCTTTCATCTAATTGCGCTTTCCAGTAAATTGATTCCCAGAAATGAAGCTTCtgcatttatctttttccgCCAGTAGCGAGATATGATTAAGCCTTATCGAAGCAAGAAGATGGAAAAGAGCTGTACTCACGGATGCTCTTCACCAAATCTTGCTAACAAATTTTCACACGTGTAATCGCGAATATTAGTGATTCTAACGAGAAAATCGGGAATGGAAAATAGTGAATATTGATACCTTAACCGGGACCGGGACGTGTTTCTCGACGGGTACGGCGATGGGTTGGGGCACGGGTACAGTGACTTCCTTCGTCACGACGGTATTAATACCATGGTTGAGGCCGATCGCGGGAATGGACGAGTACGTGTTCAATCCACCGAGACCATAACCAAGACCACCAAGATTGTAGTCCAAGCCTCCGTAGCCCAAGCCTCCATAGCCCAAGGCTCCGTAAAGGCCTCGCTTATCCTTCTTCGTCTCTACTTTCTTTGTCTCatctttcttcgtttcttcgGCGAAAGCGAGCGCCACCAGGGCGAAAAGAACGATCACCTGTAAATCAAAGAGTTATATGCTTTGTTTTCTaaagaatttgtaaaattatatattgtgtgtgtgattgcacacacacacataacaacaataattttctaacttattttaatatgaccctgaaattgtacaataatatataaatgtattttataattcaattagAACAATCAAgatcagaaaaaataaaaaatgaatttttttcaaacttgaTATAAAGtcgaataattgaattaaaaaatatattaaaattatttacatgaaaatgaaaacgtacagagaattaaaaaattgaaaaataaaagtaagagaacttaaataatttgacaataatagttgaaaaatatgtttgttATCTTTCTGTGTccatattattaaacaaaaatttcaatctaattaaaatctattaactaaaaatacattaatttaaattaataaatttaaaataagagattCACTGTAAGTAttctttgtttatattttttgaataatttgttCAACTATACAAAgtcctttaaattttatattaacagtTGCAATTAGACAGTTGCAAAACCATCTATCTTCTGCAATGAACTGAATGTATCAATTTTCTTGAGAGAACGGTTCACCCTCGTTGTAACACACGATCGGTTTTTTCTAGATCTTTTCGATCCTCCGGTCGATTTCTCCgccaaatcaatttttatgaataaactCTCGTATCCGATTATACCTTGGCGTTCATGATGCTGCACGAGTTTCGGACTTGGTTCGTCGAATTTGCGACTGATGAGTACGATGAAGATCCCCCTGCTTTTATACGATAAACCCTCAAGGAGAGACGGCATGGAGAGTGAGGTGGTGGGCAACCGGGCCTACTGCCGAAACGCGGTTAGGTGAAAAGAAACCGAAACCGGGTCCCGCGAGTAGGGGACCGCCGAAAAACTCGCACCCGCGCGACTCTTCTCGCCGCTCGTAAGAAAGACTCTTGCGCAAATGCACCACCTCGCACGCGTCGAAACTCATAGCGTTAAGTCTCTTTTATTGGCTCATGGGAAATCGTAGAAAAGTTTGAaccttaatttataataaatagattgataaattatagaatttgaTTAACATTTACTTGATAActcaaatttaatgtttctatatttttatatctcgtaaTCTTACTCATCTTCTTACTCTACACaacttcaaaattttgtatagaattattttattaagaaaacagTTTACTAGTAGTTTTTTACTAGTAACTAAAGAAATTTAGATTATTGTACTATATCTTAATTGTTCACATTTTCAGccaaatttcaattaaattttttttatgtatattatttttattattttacgtcaTTAATCTTACGTCAAATTTTAAGTGGCGTAAGGAGATTTTTATACACCACGGTACTGCTAATTAAGGCCCCGTGCCGATTCAATTTTTGTGGATCTTTGTTTTGCGATCGTGATCGCACCGGGTGTTCTCTCAATCATCTGGTTGTGCAATTGTGCGCTCGGCCGATTCCGTAATTGAAATCTTACGAgaatgagaaataaatgatGAGCATAGCTCTCGACTAACTATGGGTAATAATTGTCTGTAAGCAAAATTGTAAGTCGTGTGAATCAAGTTAGTTCCACCCATACAGAAGGTAAAGTTTAAATTCAAGcataatagaaataaacagatatataataatgttattatacgTACCTctcaagttttttaaaaatgtgctatttaatattaaatttttttattatattaaaatattctctttctttgtaacaaaaatttaaaaatttaagttttttttaaataatatattttatgatttattaattattaaatattaatagtaatttagcaaaaaattatttacaaatatattaaaatataattatgtattgtaCGTTATATAACTATGActtaattgtgtgtgtgtatactttttggtaattttaatataaaattatatagcaGCGTGTTAAAAAAgtgttataaaagatataaaagatcACTGTTTAAGAGATTTTAATGTGAATTACTTAATTACTTGATAAAAATGACACAACAATATATTGCGCGCATCGCAGGATATTACATTTGGATGCCCTCCCGTCCATAAATCATTGCGTCGTTTATTACCATGTAACGAGACCATGTCTCATTTTCTTCTTGAAGTCGGCGAGAAAAAGCGACAGGCATGAAATACGCGTTTGAGAGATCAGatctcataaattttaaagaaaagtgAGAAAACGCTTAAGGAGAATCGATTCCATGGCTCTTCTGCAATAAGTAAATACAAAAAAGTCGTCAAATGCAAAGAGAGATTAATCATCTTTAACGGAAAtcatacagaaaataatataaaaattagttttttaatgTTAGTCATATAacattagtttttttattttacgaaaaagcgttttgtatataatcttTGTTGTGCgcaaaaactataaaatatttttaaaattttgaatattttgaatataaatgttatagaaGCTATTCAGTTAAAATACTTTGTGTTCACAGTCAagattctatatataatttacgtttattttattgtaattacattCCATATTGCAAAATTGGGCGGCTGTCGCCGCCAGTCTCTTCTTTTGTTCCATGCTTTTCGCGAGGTGTTTATGGAATTTATGAATCTTATGGAACCGGCCTGATTCTCTTCTTTCCAGGTTGAACCGTGCTATTAACGAAAGTGGTCCGACTTTTGGACAGCTTCGCGCAATTTCGTTGCTCGTTAATTGGCTCCACCTGTCTGGCCAGTTCCAGAAAACTTGAGGAGAGCGTGATCATTAAAACACATTTCTCATAGATGAGCGAATATAGCTGTTTACGTGTTGACGAAAATTATTGCGCCAACGGATCACTTATCCTCGTTACAGCACTTGACATCGTTACgtatgattaatatttatgattaacTTAAATTGCGTGCTATTCAACAACGAGTAATGTTGTGTCACaggtatattatttgtaacatgGTTGTTTATAtcggttaaaaaaatattagtaaaatatgGTAAAAGAAAACGCAGTAGtaagaaagtaaaattgtGAATGACTGATTGTGAATGATCTAAAAACACAAAAACtgccattaaaattaaaacagagtattttatataaagtagaGAGACCAAGgaacaagaataaaattgctttttttaatatttgaatgcATATATGTAACACCTGTGTGTCATAagatacgtaataaaattatgttatcaaaagatttatgttatcaaaaaatttaaagatttattaaagtattaaaagatttaataagtaatttcacttttttattatttatgtattcttttcatatggattttatattaatcaggAATTGTCAggaaaaatgtgtataaattaaaatatattcgtatatccgATGGCAGTTAATAAacgaaagaaacaaaatactATGATCTTGTACTTTTGACTCGAAAGAAATAACATATGGCGCTCGGGACGCTGTCATTAAACTCCGTAAATTAGTTCGTGGATTCCCGGATGACGTCAAAATCGCGGCATGCAAGGACACGCCAACAGAATGCATCTTTCGGATTCTTTTACACTCCACTCGTAGAATCAATGACTACCTAAACCGGATTTATGCAGATTAtttgtttatgtatatatatcgagAACGATGGGTGACAAACGATTCAATGATTTTGGGATTTTCGGTGAATTAATCTTTAGCGAGTTAAAAGtgtgtataaataacataccatttttttattccacATTTAACTTCTCGTTGTGTGTGTGGATAGGTGgtttaacaaaatttctatttcaagCTAACTgcttttaaaagatatattattaaatattcgttaaataaaacaatgttctaagttatttaagaaatatgcaggtgaaagggagaaagaaagaaggtaATTTGGATATATTCCGTACAAGGAATAAATAGGAAAATATACGagtaaaatgtacatatatacgagTAAAGAGTtttcatagaaaaaaatattaacttattttctTTAGACGTTTTATAACATACTTTCACagtataagaaattatttgttaattaaataaagatcaacctcaatttaattaacaacaatcttattttttatcgctaTAGTCAACTGTCGGCACAAAAGGTGATACATTTAATAAGTAACATATCAATCAAAGTTGATTTGCAATTGAATTGACATTCCTCCATAATTTTCGTTTCGGCGCTGAATTCTGAATGTAAATCCGAATTTGTGATCTTTACAGCATTTGGCAAACATAAATAATCGATCGAAAGATGCTTACGGTAGTCTAGACTCATTCAAAATAGGCGGAATGTCTTAGCtgattattaaaatgcaaacGATTTGGACgcattttagaaatataaattatatgactTGGAAATTAGGGGTGACGAGTGGCTCctgtattttacataaaacattttagTATCGGCAACTTTGAAGatagttttttttagaaaaaatattgaaagaatgtaatttcattttccttattgctatattttatacacagTTATCCCGAATTCGAccaaaactaatttttaagAACCGGTTAgctgatataaataaagtaaataaacaGTCGAAAGATATCTTGCCATAGTATCTTTTTCTCTGGACTTGTTTGAAATagtcttaattaatattttatcaaaatatatttttttttttctaaaaaccctatttaataatttagcaaataataaatttaattttccattattctttaaattataaaagaatgttTCTAGTTAATATTACGAAAAGATTATCACAAGAttatcaattttcaaataattaaaagtaaggaactgttgataaattacatttctgggtctaaataaataaataaaaattaacaactcACGaccaatatataattaattgatatcaataaattattaattgatataaatgtaatacgcttaatacaattaaaaagacaaaatacttatgttagtaaaatttattaagaaataaaacataaaaattttatttacttaaatttaagttttagCGTCTTATTTTAGGTCGCTATTGAAATATCGAGCTCTAACATGTTAATACAGCTTTTATACGTGAGACAGATTTTACTTTTGTCGGTTATTGCAATAAAGCGagaacgttttaattaaaaataaatattgtaacgtTACGAACCCGGATTTTTGTGACGCTGAGAAGAAAGAATGTCTGGCAACTCTCGAACGCTTATAATGGATGATCCAAATTTACATGTGACATTTATCAAGGCCGGCGCCAGCGACAAATTTTTTGCGTAGACAAAATGGTTCTCGCTTATTCAGAGAAAGAACGATCGAGATCTGcgatataaatttcttctGGACATTTCTTCGTGAAGATTTATGCCTAGCTGTCTCATCtatcgtaaattttatattatttaccgataggatttgaagaaaataaagatatatgtgAGCGTATTGGTCTAGCAATCCGATTTTTAGTGAGAAGATaaactgcaaaaaatattgcaagtaaaatattatctaatttaattagtaaattagttggtcatgaaataaaaaaaatcgaagaaaatatgaaaaaagacTCCGAtatcctttattttttaacttttattaaaagaagtgaattaaagaattataaagaaaataaaacattaaaaattgaaataattgtgaaaTTAGGTCTATCTTGCTCTAATAAGATGGAAAATTCAtgtgaaaaattaagaatcgaatattaatattattgtgcAATGTACTGAAAAATGGACTTCATCGAGAGCTTCAGTAAACACTTTGAACCAACGATT is a window of Temnothorax longispinosus isolate EJ_2023e chromosome 1, Tlon_JGU_v1, whole genome shotgun sequence DNA encoding:
- the LOC139811500 gene encoding uncharacterized protein; its protein translation is MNAKVIVLFALVALAFAEETKKDETKKVETKKDKRGLYGALGYGGLGYGGLDYNLGGLGYGLGGLNTYSSIPAIGLNHGINTVVTKEVTVPVPQPIAVPVEKHVPVPVKVPYAVPVDRPYPVQVPKPYPVEVTKHVPVAVDRPVPVPVSYPVKVPVPAPYAVKVPQPYAVPVVKHVPVPVAQPIVYAKLNSGLGYNGYYGGYSGLGGYNGYSGYSGYSGIPYGYSGW